A region of the Candidatus Zixiibacteriota bacterium genome:
AAGCGGATTCACACCCTCTAAATTGCCCGCGCCTTGCGCACAGTTGATCTGCGGGAAATCAATAGGGATATTCTGATAAAAGGCGTTGTTGAAGACGAAGCTGGTGTCGCCGTTGAAGCAATTCGTGGCCGTGCCGTAATTCTCGACAAAGATGTTGTTATAAATCAGCGCCTGAGCGAAAAGCTCGCGATAGATCGCGCCGCCGCCGTCAGCGGTGGCAATAAGACTACTGTCGCGATAGAACAAATTATTGAAGAGATTGGCGTTCGTGTAATCGGACAGGAACACGGCCCCGCCGTGCCCCTGCACGGCGGTATTGCCGATGAAGATATTATTCTGGATCAGAATTGCTGAATCCTGCATGGACGACGAACGGCCCACGACATGGATAGCGGCACCGTCACCTTGCAGGGAGCGGTTATCTTCGAAGATGTTATTAATGATTTTGGGTTCAGAGAACTCGCAGTCCATGGCCGCGCCGCGCGCGAAGGCGATATTCTGCGCGATATAGTTGTTGCTGATGATGGAGCGGGAGTACTGCATGGCGATTCCTGCGCCCCAGATATCGGATTCAACCGAACCGTTCTGGTAAATGCGGCAGTTGCGAATTTGCGGCGAGGAGTACACACCTTCCAATCCCTGCATACTGATTGCGGTCGGCCAATAGCGCGTAATCGTAAAGCCGTCGACGATCGTCGATTCCGAGATGCCGTAGCCGAAATAGAACGCCGTGCCGTCGCCGTTGCCGTCGAGGAAGGTCGAGTCGGCGCCGCCACGGCTCTTGAACACGACCGAGCCAAAGGTGATAGTGAGATACTCCTGGTACGTTCCCGGCTTGACCATTACCGTGTCAGTGGCGTTGAAATTGCGCTGGTTATAGGCAAACTGGATCGTGCGGAAGGGATTGGCCTCGGTGCCGAAATTGGCGCCGACGGCATCGGTGCCGTTGGTTGCGACCCAAAGCAGGCGCGCTTGCGCCGTTGACGAGAGCAAGACCACGACAAGCAGGACGAAGATAACGATGTTGATTCGCCGATTACGGTGCGCCAATTTGGACCTCTCCATTTTCGATATACAAAACTCCATCCAACGGCAGCAAATCGCCGCGCCAGTTGACTAGTTGCAGCGTACTCGGATCGATATTGAGATGCGCCAATCCGGAGCCGACAGCGGTGAATGTCACTTGCAGCAAAGTCGCGTCCGCTGAGACGCCTTGTGGCTGCTGGTTGCCCTTCAAAGTATAACCCACGGCCAGGTAGTTCTCGCGTTCAACCGCAAAGAAGATCGGGTCGCGACCGGCAAAGAGATCTCCGGCTTCGAAGGCGGCGACTGACATCATGGTGGAATCAAATTCCAGTCGAAAACTCGCGCCGAAGAGTGAGTCAACGTTATAAATCCGTACCTGGAAAGTGGCCGAGTCGGCATCGGTCATGGCGTGATAGATTGGCGTCACCTTAATCATCGGAACTTGTGGTTCAAGATCGATGATGATCTCGGTTATCTGGCCACCCAACACATCCGCCGTGCGGCTGCCGCTGTAGAGAGCCACCTCCTCGGCATCAAAAGCTGTCATCGTGAAGACGCGGTCCTCGCCGATCGGCACTTCCAGTTCAATCGTCGCTTCGCCGTTTACCATTTCTGCCGACTGGGTGATGGTCTCCATGTCGGCGGCTGTCACGGCCAAGACTATGCCGGTGACATTGCTACCGACACCCAAATCCTTGGCCAAGGCTGAAACCACGACTTCCCGGGCACTAGCCGACGAGGGCAGATTTCCTGAGCAGCCGGCGACCAGGAGCGCCGCGCCACCGAGCAAGAACAGAAGAAGATTGCGCATCAGAAGCTAAACCTCCCTCCGAAAGTGAACTCAGTGCCGGAGACATCGATCTCCCGGTCTTGGGCGGCGTCCTTGTTGGCTTTGCCGTCGTGGAGCAACAAGCGGGCGAAGAAGGTGTAATGCTTGTTCGGAGCCGTATACTCCAGTCCTGCGCCATAGGAATAGACATCGGACTTGCCGAAGAAGTTGGTTGAACTCGATTCGTAATCGTTGGCGGACAGCGAGCGGTAGCCGCCGGTAACCGAAGCTCGCACCGTCGGGGCCAGCAGGTAGGATAGCGTGCCGCCGAGAACCAACTTGTTGCTGTTGGAATTCTGTTCTTCAGTGGTCAGCGAATTGCCGAACAGGATCGAGTTCTTCTGGCGAGCGATGTAGCCTAAATACGCCTGCACTCCGGCTTTACCGAACTGGTTGCGTTGGCCCAGCAGAATCGACATCACGCCACCACTCTTAAAGACTTCGCGGCTCCCGACTTTGTCCGCCAGGTAGTAGCGGTACGACAGGTCAATATCGGTGCTCGACGTTTCGGTCGCGGAGGCGGTAGCGGAGAATTGGAGGCTGAACTCGTCGCCGGGATTGTACTTCTCGCCGTTCTCCTGATAGGTAAAACCGCCATTGAGATTGTAGCTGACCGAGGCGCCGTAGGCAAGCCAGGCATTCGCTTCGGTAGCGAAGCCCAACTGCCCGATCAGGCCGAAGCCCTGAGTCACCTGCTTGACCGGCGTGGTCAAGTAATCATCAGAGATCAACTCCGCCAGCCGCACCTCCACCGTGTCCAACTCCGAGGTTCCGGAGGGAAGCTGGAGGCCGAGCGAAGCAAACATCCGGTCGTCGGCGAATGCGCGGTAGGCGCGCAGCGTCGTACCGGAAAATGAAGTCAGGGTCGCATCGAAATCGCCGTAATCGTAGTTTGAGCGGCTGATGGCGCTATTGAAGTGGACTTCCCAATTGTCCTGCAACGGGATCATTACCATGAAGGGGAAGGCTGACTGGGTGAGGTTAGTTTCCTCGCCGCCGGCAGTCAGCTTCCAGCTTTGGTAAACAACGCGCGCTGAAATTACTTTCGACTGGCCGTACACGATTTGAGCGGTAAGATTCGCAGTCGCAAACAGAGTCAAAGCGCAGATCGTTGGAATCAGATAGCGATAACCAGGTTTCAGTTCGGCCTCCCTCGCACAATCACGGTACCGCGGCTTTCGCGCGGCGCGACATATGGATTTTCATTTTCGGGAGCCACCCCGCGTGTCGATTCTTGCAGCCGCTGCATTACTTCGCTGCGATCGACTTGCTGCGCCGGTTGCTGTTCTTCGGTGCCGAGGCTGGTCAGTTCGACAACCTGGCTGATCGGTTTCAACTGGCCGTTATAGTCACTCAGGCCACCGAATTCCTGCAACGCTTGTTGCGCCAGACCGAAGTTCGGGTCTTCCTTGGCGGCTTCCTTGAACTCGGCCTCGGCCAGGGCATATCGTCCCTGGTCGACATATTCCAGCCCGCGCGAGTAAGCCACCAGCGCCAGCATCGATTCGGTTGCCGGTTTGGCAATCGCGTGGCGCAGTTCGGGGGTGATCTCATAGCCCATGGTCTGAATCAGATCAAGACTGAGGCGCTTCTGCATCTGGAAAAACTCATTGAGCTTCCCTTCCTGCTTCTGCGGATACTTCGCCATCCCGGGGCCGACGTCGATAATGCCGGCGTCGATTTCCAGGCCGCTTTCGGAACGGCCGGTGAGTTTGCCGGTCACGACGCGCGCGGCACCAACCAGGCGGCCGACCCGGGGCGAGTGATACTTGTCGGAAAATTCCGTCTGGCTGAGTGCCAACTCCTTGCGCAATTGATCAAGTTCCAGCCGCTCCACCAGGCTGAGGCCTTCAACTTTTGCAAGATCGGCATAAACCAATTCGGCGATACCGCGCCCCAGAGGTTGGTATTGAGCGGGCAGCGAATCGGCGTCAAAACGAATCACCGCGACGGCGTTTGACGGGATCTTATCGGTATTGATGTTTTTCTCATTGGCCACGGCGCCGCTAACGATGGTCTTCAGATTCTGATCCTCTAACCACCGCAAGCGCTGTCGGATCTCCGTCGCGATACGCGGGTCGTTCTTGCCGGAGACGTAAGTGCGGTACAGCGCCCGCGCCTCGTCATTCTTCCCCAGGCGCTCAAAGGTCATGCCTTGGTAAAGCGTCGTGGTGGCATCATCCGCCTTCAAACGCGCCGCCTGGTCCAGTGCGTTTTGCGCCTGCGTCAGGCTGTCGAGATTGAAGTACGCGATGCCCAGGGAACGCCAGGCTTCGGACTTGTTCGGAGAGGTTTCGGTCTCGCGCTGATAAACAGCGAGTGCCTTCTCATAATCGCCCCGCGACAGGGCGCGGGAGCCGGTACTTTGCCTGCCGGCGGCACAGCCGGCCACCAGGCCGGCCAGTGCGATCAGGACTGCCGCTTGGAGAAATCCGTTTCTCATTGGGTATTCGACTTAATCTCCAACTCTACGCGTTGCTTTTGCTCCGAGGCCAACACGAAATTCGGAGAGATTTCGAGCGCCTGGGCGAAGCACTTGTTTGCCTCTTCCAGTTTGCCCGCTTCGCGATAGGCCAGACCCTGACCGTAGAGGATCGTCGAAGCCAAACTGACGTCGGGAACGCGTCCGGATGCCTTCTTGATCGCCTCGGCCTGAACGTTAAAGTAGGTCAAGATCGAATCGGCGACTTGGGTGATCAACTGACCGATCTTGCCTTCCTTGCCTTCGATATCCACGACTTTCTTCGGCAAACTGGTCTCGGTGTCGATGATGCGGGCAATGATCTTGACCTTATTGCCATCCATCTTCATGAAGGTACCGAAGACGAAGTTCTGCACGCCGACCAGCTTGCCAACCTGAACGCGGTTGTTCTGATCCGCCAGGTCGCTTTGAGAGAGTTTGAGTTCGTCGAAGATGTAATTGAAATTCTCGCGGGCCGGCACATAAACGACGCCGGACTGCGTTAACGAGCTGTTGATCAACGCGGCGATCCCGACACCGGCGGTGGCATACTTCTCAGCATCCATGATCGAGCCGTTGTTGAAGTCGGAGGCAAAAACGGTGACCGCTTTGGCCGCCTGCCCCGGTTTGAAGCCCGTATCGTTCACGAACTTGATCCAGGCGTGGCCAACCAGCTTTGGCTCTTTGTCGGGATTGAACGCGGTGGTCGGGTCGAGCTTGACAAGCACGGCCAGGTAGTTCTGCGCCAAGTCGGGCTGTTTCGCCTGAGCAGCAGCGCGTGCCAATAGCTGGATGATCTTGACGCTGTCGGGCGTGGTCATCCCCGGCGCGGCCAGCAGATCCTTGGCTTTCAGCACTACCTGATCAAATTGCGCGTCGTAGTAAAGGTTCTCTAATTTCTTGAGATCGTCACTGACGGCGGCCGTAGCGTTTGCGACAAAGCAGACGGCGAGCACCAATGCGATCAGCGTCGTGGTTAGAGTCTTCATACTGTTTTCCTTTCTTCAAACATCAGAAAGTTGACAAAATCACGCAAATCATTTTAGCGCTTGCGCAATGTAAACCGGACAACGTCATCCTGCCGAAGATTGACAAACTGGGCGCGGCCACCGGTGCTGTAGTCCGGGTGCTCCACCCAGATCTTATGCGGTCCGGCCAACAGCTTGAGATTACAAGGAGTTTCTGTGTCCTCTATCTTGACGTTGTCCACAATGACTTGCGCCGCAACGCCCGGACCGTCGTTGGGTTCGCGAGCGCCGATACTCAGTTTGTATTCTTTGTTCTCCAACGAAAAGACCTTGCTGGCTTCTGTGCCGGTCACCATCACCACATCTGTTAGCCTGCCCATATCGGTGACGATTCCGACCTCATGATTTCCTGGAGCGAGATCACCAAATGTCACGGGTTGTCCATCATATTTTACGCCTTTTCCGTCGAAGATGACCTGAACCGGTTCGAAAATCTTGTAGTTTTCGACGGTTACGCGGATTGAACCCAGCGCCGTCGGGACTAATCCCTGTAATGTCAACGACTTGGATTCGACAGAATTGCCAATCCGAATCGTTTCGTTGACTGGTTTCATCTCTCGACCAGAAACCTTGATTGCATAATCACCGGGGGCCAGGCCGGTGTAGTCCAGCGCTGTCCCCGTATACGCCTGACTCTGCCCGGCGAATTCAACGGTCACAGGCACAAATGCCTGATAGTTGTTCAGAGTTAGTTTCAGACCGCCGGTAGCAGGCGTCTCCTGGAAACCGCGCCAAATTTTAATCAGCGCCGGTGGGAAACGACCCTCGGCAAAATCGAGCTTCGGGTTGGAACTGT
Encoded here:
- a CDS encoding tetratricopeptide repeat protein — its product is MRNGFLQAAVLIALAGLVAGCAAGRQSTGSRALSRGDYEKALAVYQRETETSPNKSEAWRSLGIAYFNLDSLTQAQNALDQAARLKADDATTTLYQGMTFERLGKNDEARALYRTYVSGKNDPRIATEIRQRLRWLEDQNLKTIVSGAVANEKNINTDKIPSNAVAVIRFDADSLPAQYQPLGRGIAELVYADLAKVEGLSLVERLELDQLRKELALSQTEFSDKYHSPRVGRLVGAARVVTGKLTGRSESGLEIDAGIIDVGPGMAKYPQKQEGKLNEFFQMQKRLSLDLIQTMGYEITPELRHAIAKPATESMLALVAYSRGLEYVDQGRYALAEAEFKEAAKEDPNFGLAQQALQEFGGLSDYNGQLKPISQVVELTSLGTEEQQPAQQVDRSEVMQRLQESTRGVAPENENPYVAPRESRGTVIVRGRPN
- a CDS encoding tetratricopeptide repeat protein, translating into MKTLTTTLIALVLAVCFVANATAAVSDDLKKLENLYYDAQFDQVVLKAKDLLAAPGMTTPDSVKIIQLLARAAAQAKQPDLAQNYLAVLVKLDPTTAFNPDKEPKLVGHAWIKFVNDTGFKPGQAAKAVTVFASDFNNGSIMDAEKYATAGVGIAALINSSLTQSGVVYVPARENFNYIFDELKLSQSDLADQNNRVQVGKLVGVQNFVFGTFMKMDGNKVKIIARIIDTETSLPKKVVDIEGKEGKIGQLITQVADSILTYFNVQAEAIKKASGRVPDVSLASTILYGQGLAYREAGKLEEANKCFAQALEISPNFVLASEQKQRVELEIKSNTQ